One segment of Desulfovibrio sp. JC010 DNA contains the following:
- a CDS encoding dicarboxylate/amino acid:cation symporter, whose product MSNESKFKEFGLIIKLLIGIAAGVGIGLFANHAVMEVVVTAKYVMGQFIFYTVPLVILAFIAPAITRLGQNASKMLGVGVSLAYLSAAGAATMAAVAGYALIPHLSIATQVEGLRELPEVVFQLSIPPIMSVMTALVTAVVLGIATIWVKAKTFENMLGEFENIMMQVVSRIIIPILPFFIATTFAGLAYEGSLTKQLPVFLEVIVIVLIGHFIWLTFLYTLAGIISKRNPLEVFKHYPPAYLTAVGTMSSAATLPVSLECAGKSKALGKDTVEFMVPLGATIHLCGSVLTETFFAMTISMMLYGTLPSVGTMAMFILLFGIFAIGAPGVPGGTVMASLGIVVGVLGFDPAGVALLLAVFALQDSFGTACNVTGDGALALMMEGIFNRNGELDKARTS is encoded by the coding sequence ATGTCAAATGAATCCAAGTTCAAAGAGTTCGGGCTGATTATCAAACTGCTCATCGGTATTGCCGCCGGTGTCGGAATCGGCCTCTTTGCCAACCATGCGGTAATGGAAGTTGTGGTTACTGCTAAATATGTAATGGGTCAGTTTATTTTCTATACTGTACCCCTCGTAATCCTCGCATTCATCGCCCCCGCAATTACTCGTCTGGGCCAGAATGCATCCAAGATGCTGGGTGTGGGCGTAAGTCTCGCTTACCTTTCCGCAGCAGGTGCCGCCACCATGGCCGCTGTTGCCGGATATGCTCTCATTCCGCATCTTTCCATTGCCACACAGGTTGAAGGTTTGCGCGAACTGCCCGAAGTTGTGTTCCAGCTTTCCATTCCGCCGATCATGTCCGTCATGACCGCTCTGGTTACCGCAGTTGTACTCGGCATCGCCACCATCTGGGTTAAGGCCAAGACCTTTGAAAATATGCTCGGTGAATTCGAGAACATCATGATGCAGGTTGTCAGCCGCATCATTATCCCCATCCTGCCTTTCTTTATCGCAACCACCTTTGCCGGTCTTGCTTACGAAGGCAGCCTGACCAAACAGCTTCCCGTATTCCTTGAAGTTATTGTCATCGTTCTCATCGGTCATTTCATCTGGCTGACTTTCCTCTACACCCTTGCAGGAATCATTTCCAAACGTAACCCCCTCGAAGTATTCAAGCATTATCCGCCCGCATACCTCACTGCGGTTGGAACCATGTCCAGTGCAGCAACCCTGCCTGTTTCCCTCGAATGCGCAGGTAAATCCAAGGCTCTGGGTAAGGATACCGTTGAATTCATGGTGCCTCTCGGAGCAACCATCCATCTCTGCGGTTCCGTTCTTACTGAGACTTTCTTTGCCATGACCATCTCCATGATGCTCTACGGCACTCTGCCTTCCGTAGGAACCATGGCCATGTTCATCCTGCTTTTTGGTATCTTCGCCATCGGCGCACCCGGTGTTCCCGGCGGAACCGTTATGGCTTCCCTTGGTATCGTAGTAGGTGTACTCGGCTTCGATCCCGCAGGTGTTGCACTGCTGCTGGCAGTATTCGCCCTGCAGGACAGCTTCGGTACTGCATGTAACGTTACCGGTGACGGTGCACTCGCTCTCATGATGGAAGGTATCTTCAACCGTAACGGTGAACTCGACAAAGCCCGCACTTCTTAA
- a CDS encoding RidA family protein, which translates to MKKVVVSEKAPAAVGCYSHAIESGNMVFTSGQLPINKETGKMPEGPGAQAKQALDNLKYVLEAAGTTMDNVVKTTVLIQNIEDFAAINEVYATYFSEPYPARSCFEVANVPLGALVEIEAIAVK; encoded by the coding sequence ATGAAAAAAGTAGTTGTAAGTGAGAAAGCCCCCGCAGCAGTAGGCTGCTACTCTCACGCAATTGAATCCGGAAATATGGTTTTCACTTCCGGCCAGCTGCCCATCAATAAAGAAACCGGAAAAATGCCTGAAGGTCCCGGTGCACAGGCCAAACAGGCCCTTGATAACCTCAAGTACGTTCTTGAAGCAGCAGGCACCACTATGGACAACGTGGTCAAAACCACCGTGCTGATCCAGAACATCGAAGATTTCGCAGCTATCAACGAAGTATATGCTACTTACTTCTCTGAGCCTTACCCCGCACGCAGCTGCTTTGAAGTGGCTAATGTTCCCCTCGGCGCTCTGGTTGAGATCGAGGCTATTGCGGTAAAATAA
- a CDS encoding transcriptional regulator gives MPAKSKIISCKIDHYVPFVEFLGTFLGDNCEVVLHDTTSKEKSVLAIANEHISGRGVGAPLTDLALKFLVDEVYREKDWMMGYTTEGRNGHILHSATYFIKDSEGELLGMLCLNMDTSDMLAARELINKVIHSAGFDRSVKKEEFGNVPEEEEHSETFPKSMEDLTESLIVRVIADTNILPERMTSEEKMDVVSTLNERGVFMLKGAIKDVAKHLVVSEATVYRYLQKINDK, from the coding sequence TTGCCTGCCAAATCCAAAATTATATCATGTAAGATCGATCATTATGTCCCTTTTGTGGAGTTTCTGGGAACATTTCTGGGGGATAATTGCGAAGTGGTCCTGCACGATACCACCAGCAAGGAAAAGTCCGTGCTGGCCATTGCCAATGAGCATATTTCCGGGCGCGGTGTGGGCGCTCCGCTGACCGATCTGGCCCTGAAGTTTCTGGTGGATGAGGTCTACCGCGAAAAGGACTGGATGATGGGCTACACCACCGAGGGGCGCAACGGACACATCCTTCATTCAGCAACATATTTCATCAAGGATTCTGAGGGCGAACTGCTGGGTATGCTTTGTCTGAACATGGATACTTCGGACATGCTGGCCGCCCGGGAACTGATCAATAAAGTCATCCACAGTGCCGGGTTTGACCGCTCAGTTAAGAAAGAAGAGTTCGGCAATGTTCCTGAAGAAGAGGAGCACAGCGAAACCTTTCCCAAATCCATGGAAGACCTGACTGAATCCCTGATTGTACGTGTGATCGCAGACACTAACATCCTGCCGGAGCGCATGACTTCCGAAGAAAAAATGGATGTGGTCTCCACTCTGAACGAACGCGGTGTTTTTATGCTCAAGGGGGCTATCAAAGATGTCGCCAAACATCTGGTAGTCTCGGAAGCAACCGTCTACCGGTATTTGCAGAAGATCAACGATAAATAA
- a CDS encoding sensor domain-containing diguanylate cyclase: protein MTIDKFDFDATLLTVNFATRLLAMEVDPDILTDRVLEAFCDLGNCQDATLMMYDEYRQLKGVAASLNQRRFIIDEQIPLNKAMEEAAQSLKPVVRPVCDDSIYPLPSECCDSEKTCLCIPLVGSRDRIRGFVTLYRPKDQQWDISELFQLGIISTVAAISIENSRLFRQTIEDSLTGLYMRRYLFIRLREEVQRFKRRGGPLSAIMLDIDHFKSVNDTYGHATGDVVLRTVGHILHDSSRQGVDLPCRYGGEEFVILMPGSEKKEAEIVAERIRAACEAKEIHAPEGKVKVTISCGISSIEECQEPSAEELLKIADQRLYCAKETGRNRVVSR from the coding sequence ATGACCATTGATAAATTCGACTTTGACGCAACCCTGCTGACCGTAAATTTCGCCACCCGTTTGCTGGCCATGGAAGTGGACCCCGACATTCTTACTGACCGGGTTCTGGAAGCTTTCTGCGATCTCGGCAACTGTCAGGATGCGACCCTGATGATGTATGACGAGTACCGCCAGCTCAAAGGCGTTGCTGCCTCCCTCAATCAGCGCAGATTCATCATCGATGAGCAGATTCCGCTGAACAAGGCCATGGAAGAGGCCGCACAATCCCTGAAGCCGGTAGTTCGCCCGGTCTGCGATGATTCAATCTATCCCCTGCCTTCGGAATGCTGCGATTCGGAAAAGACCTGCCTGTGTATCCCGCTGGTTGGTTCGCGGGACCGCATCCGGGGATTTGTAACCCTCTACCGCCCTAAAGATCAGCAGTGGGATATTTCAGAACTTTTCCAGCTGGGCATCATATCTACAGTTGCCGCAATTTCCATTGAAAACTCGCGCCTCTTCCGCCAGACCATCGAAGACAGCCTGACCGGACTGTACATGCGCCGCTACCTGTTCATCCGGCTGCGCGAGGAAGTTCAGCGTTTCAAACGCCGCGGCGGTCCGCTCTCAGCAATCATGCTTGATATCGATCACTTCAAATCCGTAAATGACACCTACGGCCATGCCACCGGAGACGTGGTCCTGCGTACAGTTGGACACATCCTGCACGACAGCAGCCGTCAGGGGGTAGACCTGCCCTGCCGTTACGGCGGCGAGGAATTTGTCATCCTCATGCCCGGTTCAGAAAAAAAAGAAGCGGAAATAGTAGCGGAAAGAATCAGGGCTGCCTGCGAGGCAAAAGAAATTCACGCCCCGGAAGGCAAGGTCAAAGTAACCATCAGCTGCGGAATCTCATCAATTGAAGAATGTCAGGAACCTTCCGCAGAAGAACTGCTGAAAATCGCGGACCAGCGGCTGTACTGCGCCAAGGAGACAGGCCGTAACAGAGTGGTGAGCAGGTAG
- a CDS encoding WecB/TagA/CpsF family glycosyltransferase — MINHKIINFMNARMHAWTMAETVDEIFSRLKYGLFTQHVVVNVAKLVNMGRDAQLCASVQSCDIVNIDGMGVLWGAQFAGHDVQERVAGIDLFHALLERAAEGGDPVYLLGAKAEVLDKAVVAIEQKYPRLKIAGYHHGYFWDDEESVVRDIAGSGAKMLFVAITSPKKENFINRWKEQLGVGFVMGVGGTFDILAGKTKRAPEFMQKYGLEWFYRLVQEPRRMWKRYLVTNTVFALKLLREKFFR; from the coding sequence ATGATCAATCATAAAATCATAAATTTCATGAATGCGCGCATGCATGCGTGGACCATGGCTGAGACGGTTGACGAGATTTTCAGCCGTTTGAAGTACGGCCTGTTCACCCAGCATGTGGTGGTCAATGTTGCCAAGCTGGTCAATATGGGCCGGGACGCACAGCTTTGTGCTTCGGTGCAGAGCTGCGATATCGTTAACATCGACGGCATGGGTGTGCTTTGGGGCGCACAGTTTGCGGGCCATGATGTGCAGGAACGGGTTGCCGGGATTGATCTGTTTCACGCGCTGCTTGAAAGGGCGGCGGAGGGAGGCGATCCTGTTTATCTGCTGGGCGCAAAAGCGGAAGTGCTGGACAAAGCTGTTGTTGCGATTGAGCAGAAATATCCCCGGCTGAAAATCGCCGGATATCACCACGGCTATTTCTGGGACGATGAAGAGTCTGTTGTGCGGGACATTGCCGGGTCCGGGGCGAAAATGCTTTTTGTGGCCATAACTTCCCCTAAAAAAGAGAATTTTATCAACCGCTGGAAAGAACAGCTCGGTGTGGGTTTTGTGATGGGCGTGGGCGGAACCTTCGATATTCTGGCCGGAAAGACCAAGCGTGCGCCTGAGTTCATGCAGAAATACGGGTTGGAATGGTTTTATCGTCTGGTGCAGGAGCCTCGGCGCATGTGGAAACGTTATCTGGTGACCAATACGGTTTTTGCGCTGAAGCTGTTGCGGGAAAAGTTTTTTAGGTAA
- a CDS encoding TatD family hydrolase gives MAKKKKKNRALPQSVGIDIPGVETHAHLDLDDFRDDLPEVMARAKESGVGRIGNVFLGPRAYNENKELFADYPEVFFLLGVHPNDSGKFVEEDIAAMREAFKADPRLKAVGEIGLDFYWDRVPYDVQEDVFRKQLQLADELDLPVVIHSRDSHERTIEVLEDFGWSGKPLLWHCFGGDAETAQRIINHGWYISVPGPVTYKKNEIAQQAVKSIPLDRLVLETDCPFLTPEPWRGKRNEPAFVVFTAAKVAELKEMEVNELWRICSENAHRFFSL, from the coding sequence ATGGCTAAGAAAAAAAAGAAAAACAGAGCATTGCCCCAGAGCGTGGGCATTGATATTCCGGGCGTGGAGACCCATGCCCATCTGGATCTGGATGATTTCCGTGACGATCTGCCGGAAGTAATGGCCCGGGCCAAAGAAAGCGGCGTGGGCCGTATCGGTAACGTCTTTCTGGGACCGCGGGCGTACAATGAAAATAAAGAACTCTTCGCGGATTACCCGGAAGTGTTCTTTCTGCTCGGCGTGCATCCCAATGATTCCGGTAAGTTTGTGGAAGAAGACATCGCTGCCATGCGCGAAGCTTTTAAGGCTGACCCGCGGCTGAAAGCAGTGGGTGAGATCGGTCTTGATTTCTATTGGGACCGCGTGCCGTATGATGTGCAGGAAGATGTTTTCCGCAAGCAGCTTCAGCTGGCCGATGAACTGGACCTTCCGGTGGTCATCCACAGCCGCGATTCCCATGAGCGGACCATTGAAGTGCTGGAGGATTTCGGCTGGTCCGGTAAACCGCTGCTTTGGCACTGTTTCGGCGGGGATGCTGAGACCGCGCAACGCATTATCAATCACGGTTGGTATATTTCTGTGCCCGGACCTGTTACATATAAGAAGAACGAAATTGCGCAGCAAGCAGTGAAGTCCATTCCGCTGGATCGGCTGGTGCTGGAAACGGACTGCCCGTTCCTGACCCCGGAGCCGTGGCGCGGCAAGCGCAACGAACCCGCGTTCGTGGTATTTACTGCCGCAAAAGTGGCGGAGCTGAAAGAAATGGAAGTGAATGAGCTGTGGCGGATTTGTTCAGAGAACGCTCACCGTTTTTTCAGTCTTTAA
- a CDS encoding glycosyltransferase family 4 protein — protein MKTYIFIPPVRKATGGITVFCQIASILARHGHDVQLVMREKGSWMPQLAEGYPEPIHWDDVQLTPDDLWLVPEGWVNSLAPGLNAGARCVVYCQNWAYLFSSLPEGVSWASLPVSFLAVSHPVEWFMQQTVGKVSPILRPGIDTGLFHAPDKKPSGKIRIAYMPRKNKALVSQIKSIFESRNQGAEVRWVEIAGMDAQGVAETLRSCHIFLVSGFPEGCPLPPLESLASGCIPVGFSGFGGWDYMRQIEGATFKPWWPLREVPWSGNGFWSADADVLDAAFNLEKAIILWRDGGPVLDSALEAGQQTIRSYTMKEQERTVLSIWNNF, from the coding sequence ATGAAAACATATATATTTATACCTCCGGTTCGCAAAGCTACCGGGGGGATTACTGTTTTTTGCCAGATAGCTTCTATTCTCGCCCGGCATGGACATGATGTGCAGCTTGTCATGCGTGAGAAGGGGAGCTGGATGCCGCAGTTGGCCGAGGGTTACCCTGAACCTATTCATTGGGATGATGTGCAGCTTACACCGGATGATCTATGGCTGGTTCCCGAAGGCTGGGTAAACAGCCTTGCGCCGGGTTTGAACGCGGGAGCGCGCTGTGTGGTTTACTGCCAGAACTGGGCTTATTTGTTTTCGTCCCTGCCGGAAGGGGTTTCGTGGGCCAGTCTGCCTGTTTCCTTTCTGGCGGTTTCCCATCCGGTGGAGTGGTTCATGCAACAGACCGTAGGCAAGGTCTCGCCGATCCTGAGACCGGGCATTGATACGGGGTTATTTCATGCCCCGGACAAGAAACCGTCCGGTAAGATTCGCATCGCTTACATGCCGCGTAAGAACAAGGCCCTTGTAAGCCAGATTAAATCTATTTTTGAATCGCGCAATCAGGGGGCCGAGGTCCGCTGGGTGGAGATTGCCGGGATGGATGCGCAGGGCGTGGCCGAGACCTTGCGTTCCTGCCATATTTTTCTTGTTTCCGGGTTCCCGGAAGGCTGCCCGCTGCCGCCGCTGGAATCCCTTGCTTCCGGCTGCATCCCGGTCGGCTTTTCCGGCTTTGGCGGCTGGGATTATATGCGCCAGATTGAAGGTGCGACTTTCAAGCCGTGGTGGCCGCTGCGCGAAGTCCCGTGGTCCGGCAACGGTTTCTGGTCCGCAGACGCCGACGTGCTCGACGCAGCCTTCAATCTCGAAAAAGCCATCATCCTCTGGCGCGATGGCGGTCCCGTCCTTGACAGCGCGCTGGAAGCCGGGCAACAGACCATCCGTTCCTATACAATGAAAGAGCAGGAAAGGACGGTTTTGAGTATTTGGAATAATTTTTAA
- a CDS encoding sigma-54 interaction domain-containing protein: protein MTHESPYIINGLMDQQFLLPDLLNEVPIGIAVLDIEGRIKLANRAWQTITGADPESMQGLKCYLGLRCDYCFKGCPVMADKADFQTVSVDADIIDRTRTKVPIRLNISPIVNNKNVISGYVETIQDIRQVAELSSSASKAYSLGGLIGTSPEMVKIFSMVPSIAATDSSVLITGETGTGKDVLAEAIHNASDRAGAPFIKVNCGALPETLLESELFGHVKGAFTGANEDRPGRIKLAHNGSFFLTEIGDLPLPLQVKLLSFLDDKVIHPLGSSRGFNADVRVIVATHRDLKRMVQEKTFRADLLFRLNVVHLHLPPLRERGDDILLLKNHFLMEYCNKFNKKIKGFTKKSAKILSAYRYPGNVRELSNIVEYAVNFCDRDIIGSSHLPAYLTEQDILRPVTETTHAAQERGVPVEYSSAQSWDDAEKQMIMDTLVKCGGRKGEAANMLGWSRSTFWRKMKKHSISG from the coding sequence GTGACACATGAATCCCCATATATAATCAACGGCCTGATGGACCAGCAGTTCTTGTTGCCGGACCTTTTGAACGAGGTCCCTATCGGCATTGCGGTTCTGGACATTGAAGGCCGCATCAAGCTTGCAAACCGCGCATGGCAGACCATCACCGGTGCCGACCCTGAATCCATGCAAGGCCTTAAATGCTATCTGGGGTTGCGTTGCGACTACTGCTTCAAGGGCTGCCCGGTCATGGCCGATAAGGCTGATTTTCAAACTGTCTCCGTTGATGCGGATATTATTGACCGCACCCGCACCAAAGTTCCCATCCGGCTGAATATCTCGCCCATTGTTAATAATAAAAATGTGATTTCGGGATATGTGGAGACCATTCAGGACATCCGGCAGGTTGCGGAACTGAGCAGCTCGGCCAGCAAGGCTTACTCGCTGGGCGGACTCATCGGCACCAGCCCGGAGATGGTTAAAATTTTCAGCATGGTTCCATCCATTGCGGCCACAGATTCATCGGTCCTGATCACCGGGGAAACCGGGACCGGTAAAGATGTTCTGGCCGAGGCCATCCACAATGCCTCGGACCGGGCAGGCGCACCTTTCATCAAGGTCAACTGCGGTGCCCTGCCGGAGACTTTGCTGGAATCGGAACTTTTCGGTCATGTAAAAGGCGCATTTACCGGGGCCAATGAAGACCGGCCCGGACGCATCAAACTGGCCCACAACGGCTCTTTCTTTTTGACCGAGATCGGGGACTTACCCCTGCCCTTGCAGGTCAAACTGCTTTCATTTCTGGATGACAAAGTAATCCATCCACTGGGCAGCTCGCGGGGCTTCAATGCTGATGTGCGGGTTATTGTTGCCACCCACCGGGACTTGAAACGCATGGTGCAGGAAAAGACCTTCCGCGCCGACCTGCTCTTCAGGCTGAATGTTGTGCATCTGCACCTGCCGCCGCTAAGGGAACGCGGAGATGACATTCTGCTGCTCAAAAATCATTTCCTGATGGAATATTGCAACAAATTTAACAAGAAAATAAAAGGCTTCACAAAAAAATCAGCCAAAATTCTATCCGCATACCGCTACCCCGGCAACGTGCGTGAACTGAGCAATATTGTGGAATACGCGGTCAACTTCTGCGACCGGGACATCATCGGCTCCAGCCACCTGCCCGCCTACCTTACCGAGCAGGACATCCTGCGCCCGGTAACGGAAACAACTCATGCCGCACAGGAACGGGGAGTTCCTGTTGAATATTCCTCAGCCCAGAGCTGGGATGATGCGGAGAAACAGATGATCATGGATACGCTGGTCAAATGCGGAGGCCGTAAAGGTGAAGCAGCCAATATGCTCGGCTGGTCCCGCTCCACCTTCTGGCGCAAGATGAAAAAACACTCCATCAGCGGATAA
- a CDS encoding dinitrogenase iron-molybdenum cofactor biosynthesis protein, with amino-acid sequence MSHKIMIPLHNDEVAPRFDLATDVLLAKFRSDGETSERIIVLPQASADDLCALATSDNTDAVVCGGIDDEHYQYLKWKGIEVLDDVIGPVKKVMQAYKDNKLARGDNFYMV; translated from the coding sequence ATGTCACATAAAATCATGATCCCCCTTCACAACGATGAGGTTGCCCCCCGCTTCGACCTTGCTACCGACGTACTGCTGGCAAAATTCCGCTCCGACGGCGAAACCAGTGAACGTATCATCGTCCTGCCGCAGGCTTCCGCCGATGACCTCTGCGCCCTGGCCACCTCGGACAACACCGATGCCGTGGTCTGCGGCGGCATTGATGACGAGCATTACCAGTACCTCAAATGGAAAGGCATCGAGGTCCTCGACGATGTCATCGGTCCGGTTAAAAAAGTCATGCAGGCATATAAGGACAACAAGCTCGCCCGTGGTGACAATTTTTACATGGTTTAG
- a CDS encoding response regulator codes for MKIMIVEKDSEFREHLVLRLRGEGLTVAESGNLDEAEEFIRENELHGIVLGLSGFGRSSLKFMEDISPVVPDLKVVLINRHNKIPLSIEAMNLGACAEISVPVDIAALVKTLRRFCAQAN; via the coding sequence ATGAAAATAATGATTGTTGAAAAGGACTCGGAATTCCGTGAACACCTCGTACTGCGACTAAGGGGTGAAGGCCTGACTGTCGCAGAATCCGGAAACCTTGATGAAGCTGAAGAGTTCATACGCGAGAATGAACTTCACGGCATTGTCCTCGGTCTTTCCGGATTCGGACGCAGTTCCTTGAAATTCATGGAGGATATTTCACCAGTCGTTCCTGATTTGAAAGTTGTTTTAATAAACCGGCACAATAAGATTCCGCTTTCCATAGAAGCTATGAATCTGGGGGCATGTGCTGAAATTTCAGTTCCGGTGGATATTGCCGCTCTGGTAAAGACATTGCGCAGGTTCTGCGCCCAGGCAAACTGA
- a CDS encoding CBS domain-containing protein produces MNSIKVKELMIPVEEYNRVTKETTLVESMQCLIQQGEDKNLPHPHRDLLVEDENGKVIGKVTMLDIFKHMEPSYFKMDDQRHPNALNMDFVQKVYRDFNLWSEPLSELCRKSAGATAGEIMHVPANTELLDENDSVDKALHAFMLGVHQPLLVQKDGLVTGVLRLGDVFEKVRSAILACEI; encoded by the coding sequence GTGAACAGTATTAAAGTTAAAGAACTTATGATCCCGGTTGAAGAATACAACCGGGTCACAAAGGAAACCACACTTGTTGAATCCATGCAGTGTCTCATCCAGCAGGGAGAAGACAAAAACCTTCCTCATCCCCACCGAGATCTGCTGGTGGAAGACGAGAACGGCAAGGTTATCGGCAAGGTAACCATGCTCGACATCTTTAAACACATGGAACCTTCCTACTTTAAAATGGACGACCAGCGTCATCCTAACGCACTGAATATGGATTTCGTCCAGAAAGTATACCGCGATTTCAATCTCTGGTCCGAACCGCTCAGCGAACTCTGCCGCAAAAGTGCCGGAGCCACTGCGGGTGAAATCATGCACGTACCTGCAAACACCGAACTGCTGGACGAAAACGACAGCGTCGATAAGGCCCTGCATGCTTTCATGCTCGGGGTACACCAGCCCCTGTTGGTCCAGAAGGATGGACTGGTCACCGGGGTACTGCGTCTCGGTGATGTTTTTGAAAAAGTAAGATCCGCAATCCTCGCTTGCGAGATATAA